The window TCATCGTATCAATAGCAACTTGAACAACAATCAAAACTGCTGTCCCACCAAATACAAATGGAACTCCCATAATCTTTAATAAAACCCAAGGAATAGTAGATATAACAGCTAAATACAATGCTCCCCAAAAAGTAAGATTACTTGCAGTTGTATTTAAAAAATTTGCAGTTCCTTCACCTGGTCTAAGTCCAGGTATAAATCCACCTTGTCTTTTTAGATTATCAGATATATCTTTAGAATTAAATACAATAGAAGAATAGAAAAATGCAAAAAACATAACTAAAAAAAACATAATAATATTATATGCATTTCCATTTGGGCTTAAAAAATCAGCAATTGCTAACATCGTGCTATTTGATGAAGCTTGCAAAATAGTAGATGGAAATATCAATACAGCAGATGCAAAAATAGGTGGTATAACACCACTTAGATTTAACTTAATTGGTATATAGTTCATTATTCTTTTGTTTTGATTTTGCATAATAATTTTTCTAGCATAGCTCACTGGGATTCTGCGCTCTGCAAGCTCTATATATATAATAGCAAAGATTGTTGCAAGTATAACTATAATAATTGCAATCAATTCTAAAATATTTATTTCGCCAGTATTGACAAGTTCAAATGTGCCACCTATAGCAGATGGGATTCCAGCAACAATTCCAGCAAAGATTATAAGACTAATCCCATTACCTACACCTTTTTGCGTGATCTGCTCTCCTATCCACATAAGCATCATTGTGCCAGCCAACATAGAAAATACAGAAATAATAATAAATGTATTCATATCAATTAAAATTGCACTACCATCTTCTAATGCTTTTAATCCTATAGATACACTAACAGCTTGAACAATAGTAATTGCTATGGTTGCGTATCTAATAATTTGCATATATTTTTGCATACCATCACGTTCTTTTTTCATTTTAGCAAGATTTGGAAATGTAGCAGCCAGAAGCTCCATCACAATTGATGCGGTAATATAAGGCATAATTCCAAGTGAAATAATACTAAGTCTTTCAACTGCTTGCCCACTAAACATATTAAACAAACCTAGAGCATTACCAGAATTAGAATCAAAGAATCTTTTAATAACTTCTACATCAACTCCAGGAATTGGCACATAAGCCAAAATTCGATATGCAAATAAAAATGCTAAAGTGATTAGAATCTTATTGACTATAGTTTTATTCATTATTATTTTCCACTAACAACAATACTATCATCTTTTACTTTTGAGGCGATATCTTTTACTTTTTTTCCTATCAGTTTTATTTTATCTGTTTGAGATGGATATTTATGCACACTTCTTATGCTTAATTTTGTGATTTCATCAAGAGTGCAAATCTTTGTAATTCTATCTACATTTATTACATAAGGTTTTATAACTCTACTTTTAAAACCAACTTTTGGAAGTCTCCTTTGTAATGGTTGTTGCCCACCTTCAAAACCTATTTTTTGACTATAACCAGTTCTAGCAGTCTGTCCTTTTCCACCTCTTGTAGAAGTTTTGCCCATACCGCTACCTTGACCACGACCAACTCTTTTAATAGATTTAACACTATTTTTAGCTGGTTTAATGTTCTCTAATGCCATTTCATGTCCTTCTTAATTCTTAATACTTATGCTTTGATTCTACTTAAAGCATCAATTGTAGCACGCACTACATTGTAAGGATTGCTTGAACCAAGTGATTTTGTTAGTATATCTTTAATTCCTGCAAGCTCTATTACAGGTCTAGCACTACCACCTGCTATTACTCCAGTTCCTTCACTTGCTGGTCTAAGTAAGATTCTACTTGCATTATATTTATGTTCTATATCATGAGCAATTGTTGTACCTTTAATATTTACTTGAACAATATTTTTAAAAGCATCATCAATAGCTTTTTTGATTGCATCTGGAACTTCTTTTGCTTTACCAAGCCCAAATCCAACAAGACCATTTTTATTTCCAACTACAACAAGAGCATTAAAGCGGAATCTTCTACCACCTTTGACAACTTTAGTTACTCTACCAATATTTACTACTACTTCTTTAAATTCTTCTCTATTGATTTCCATTATACTCTAGTCCTTTTATAAAGATATACCATTTGCTCTAAGAGAATCTGCAAAACTAGCAACTACACCATGATATAAATATCCATTTCTGTCAAAAACAACTTGTGATATATTTGCTTCTTTGAGGCTTTTTGCAAAATGCTCTGCTATTACTTTTACATTTTCAATATTATTTGATAAACCTAATTTTTTACCATCTACACTAGCTAGTGTAACACCTTTAGTATCATCAATTGCCTGTGCATAAAAATATTTATTAGATTTAAAAATACTTACTCTAGGTTTTGTAGAATTTCCAAAGATTCTACCTCTAACTCTAGCTTTTCTTTTTAATTGAAGCTTCTTTTTTAATTTTAAAGTATTACTTAACATTTAACTAACCTCTATTTACTTTTTAGCAGTTTTACCAGCTTTACGCATTATAACTTCATCAACATATTTGACACCCTTACCTTTATACGGCTCAGGTGCTCTAAATGATCTTATTTCAGATGCAACTTGCCCAATTTGCTGTTTATCTGCACCTTTTAAAGTCAATATATTTTTTTCTAAAGTTATTTCAATGCCATCTGGAATCTTATAATCAATAGGATGCGAATAGCCTAAAGACAGCTCTAAAACATTACCTTTTATCGCTGCTTTATAACCAACACCATTGATTTCTAATTGTTTTGTAAATCCACTTGTCAAACCAACCACAATATTATTTGCTAAAGCTCTATAAGTTCCCCAAAATGCTTTTGCTTTAAGTCCCTGTGATTCTTTTAGACCAAATGATAATGTTTCATTTGTAAGATTGATTTCAACTCTATCATGAGTTTCTAATTCTTTTTGTATTTTAGCATTATTAAAAATTAGTTTTGTTCCATCTAAAGATATCTTTAAACCTTTAGGAATAGTTATTGCCTGCTTACCAATTCTTGACATAATAATCTCCTACCATATACTGCATAAAGCTTCGCCGCCTACATTATTTTTATAAGCTTCATCATTTGAAATTACACCCTTAGAAGTGCTTACTACAATAGTTCCATAGCCATTTTTAAATCTCTTTAATTCTGTTCTACTTTTATAAACTCTTCTTCCAGGCTTGCTAATCCTCTTAACCTCATTTATTAAAGATCTTCCATTGTCATCATAGCAAAGCATTACAGTTATACTTTGTTTATTGTCTTTAGAGTTGATTCTAAAATCTTTAATAAATCCTTTAGTTTTAAAAACCTCTAAGATTGCTACAACAATCTTTGCATAATAAAGATTTGTATATTCTAGTTTTCTCATAGAAGCATTTCTGATTCTAGTAATAGAATCTGCAATTATATCATTTACCATTGATTATCTCCCTACCAGCTAGACTTTCTAATACCAGGTAATAAGCCTTCATTACCCATTTTCCTTAAACAAACTCTGCATAAATTAAAATATCTATAAACAGAATGAGGACGACCGCAAACCTGACATCTAGAATAAGATCTTGAACTAAATTTTGCTTTTCTTGCATTTTTTGCAATCATTGATTTTTTTGCCATTTATTTTCCTTTCCCAAAAGGCATACCAAGAAATTCTAATAATTTAAAAGCTTCTTTATCATTATTTGTAGAAGTTACTATAGTGATATTCATACCATGAGTAACCATGATATCATCATAAACAACTTCAGGAAATACAAGCTGTTCTTTAAGACCAAAGTTATAATTACCATTTCCATCAAATCCATTTTTTGGAATCCCTCTAAAGTCTTTTACTCTAGGCAATGAGATAACAATTAATTTCTCTAAAAAGTTATACATTCTTTTACCTCTAAGAGTAACTTTAACACCCATTAAAGCACCTTCTCTCATTTTAAATCCAGCAACAGATTTTTTTGCTTTTGTAATCACAGCTTTTTGTCCAGCTATTAAAGAAATAGTATCTGCAATATTTTGCATTATTTTTGTTTCTTTTGAATATTCTCCAGCTCCAACGCTTATTACAATCTTTTCAAGTTTTGGAATAAGCATAGGATTTTTAATATCAAATTCTTTTGATAGCTTATCTCTAACTTCATTTAAATATAATTCCTTCAACTGATACATCTTAAACCTTCCTATGACTTTTTAACATTTGATATATGTATTGGTTTTTCTTTAGAGATAAAACCACCTTTAGGATTATTATCACTTGGCTTAATAGCCTTTTTTACAATATTGCAACCTTCTACAATAACTTTAGATTCTTTAGGTAAGACTTTTAAGACTTTACCAGTTTTTCCTTTATCATCACCAGCAATAATCAATACCATATCATCTCTTTTAATCTTAGCCATTATAATACCTCCGGAGCAAGTGAAACAATTTTCATAAAGTTAGCATATCTAACCTCTCTGCCAACTGGTCCAAAGATTCTAGTGCCAATAGGTTCTTTTTTTGCATCTAAAATAACAGCTGCATTATCATCGAATCTCACTAATGAGCCATTTTCTCTATGTATTTCTTTTTTTGTTCTAACTATCACAGCTTTTACAACATCACCTTTTTTGACTTTTCCATTAGGAATAGCTTTTTTTACAGATGCAACAACAACATCACCAACGCTAGCATATCTTCTATGACTACCGCCTAGAATCTTGATACACATTAATTCCTTTGCACCACTATTATCAGCAACATTCATTCTAGTAAAACTCTGTATCATTACTCAACTCCTGCAGTTATTGTCTTATTTAATTTAAAAGACTTGCTCTTAGATATAGGTTTGCACTCTATTGCCTCAACAACATCACCTATATTACAAGAATTATTTTCATCGTGAATTATGTATTTTTTAAATCTTTTTACAATTTTTCTATATTTTGGATGAACAACTTTTCTCTCAACCAACACACTAAAGCTTTTATCACCACTTTTTTTAACAACTTTGCCCTGAATAACTCTCTTAAATTTTTGCTCTTTATTCATTATTAACCTCTTTTTGCTGATATAGCAGTATTAATTCTTGCTATTTCTTTTCTAACGCTAGAAATCTCACAATAATTAGTAAGTTGCATTGTTTTAAGTTGTAATTTTAATTCAAATAGTTTTAGCTTTTTTTCTTTCAACATAGTTTGCAATTCTTGTATATCTTTATCTTTAATATCACTAAATTTTATCATATCAATAGATTTCATTTTCACTCTCACTAGTTATAATTTTTGTCTTAAATGGAAGCTTACTTTGTGCTAATGCCAAAGCTTCTCTAGCTAAAGATTCTTCCACACCAACCATTTCATATATAACTCTACCTGGCTTAATATTCATAACCCATTTATCAACAGCACCTTTACCTTTACCCATTCTTGTTTCTAATGGTTTAGCAGTAATTGGTTTATCTGGAAAAACACGAATCCATACTTTACCAGATCTTTTAATATGTCTTGTCATAGCAATTCTTGCTGCTTCAATTTGTCTTGAATCTATTCTTCCAGCTTCAGTTGCCTTGATTGCAATATCACCAAAAGCTATTTTATTTCCACGAGTAGCTTTGCCTCTATTGCGACCTTTCATTTGCTTTCTATATTTAGTTTTCTTTGGCATTAACATAATTTATTGCCTCCCTCGTTTTTTGCTAGCTTTAGGTTCTGTTTTAACATCAGCTTCTTTCTTATCAAGCTGGATTCCTTTATGAAGGACCTCTCCTTTAAATATCCAAACTTTTACACCAATAATTCCAAAAGTAGTTTTTGCTTCAGCAAAACCATAATCAATCTTTGCTCTTAATGTATGAAGAGGCACTCTACCTTCCATATACCATTCAGTTCTAGCCATTTCAGCACCAGCAAGTCTTCCTGATACTTTTACTTTAATACCTTTTGCACCAGATTTCATAGCTGTTTGCATAACCTTTTTCATAGCACGTCTAAAAGCAACTCTTCTTTCTAATTGCATAGCTACATTTTCAGCGGCTAATTGAGCATTAGCTTGTGGTCTTTTTACTTCTTTAATATTTACAGCTATGTCTTTTTTAACTAATTTTTTAAGATTCTCTTTAATCTTTTCAATATCTGCACCTTTTTTACCGATAATAACACCAGGGCGAGCTGCTACAACAGTGATTTTAATTTTCTTTGTTGTTCTTTCTATAATAGTCTCACTAATACCAGCATAATATAATTCATTTTTAACAAAATTACGAATTTTATAATCTTCACCTATATTAGATGCAGTTATTTTTTGAGAAGGAAACCATCTAGAAATCCAATTTCTATTAATACCTAATCTAAGACCTATTGGACTAACTTTTTGACCCATATTAATTCACCCCACCTTTTTTAACTTTATCTTCTTTTGTTTCAATAACTTCAACCATTACATGTGAAGTAGGTTTTCTTATTGGAGCACCTCTTCCTCTAGCTTTTGGTGTCATTCTTCTAAGAACTGGACCTGCATCAACTCTACAAGACTTAATCACTACACTTTGAGCATCATAATTTCCATTGGCAACAGCAGATGCTACAACCTTATATATAACTTTTGCAGCTTTATTTGGTGTAAATTCTAAAGTGGCAAGTGCCAATTCAGCATTCATTCCTTGTATCTCTCTTGCAATCAATCTAGCTTTTGTAGGTGATAATCTAATATATTTTAATATTGCCTTACTCATATCTTACCTCTTATTTACCAATCTTTTTTTGAACAGAGCCTTTATGCCCTTTAAATGTTCTTGTAAGAGCAAATTCACCTAATTTATATCCAATATGAGATTCTGTTATATACACAGGAATAAAAACTCTTCCATTATGAACATTAAAAGTAAGGCCTATCATTTCTGGAATGATAGTGCTTCTTCTTGACCATGTTTTAATCGGTTTATTATCTTTAGTTTCTTTTGCTTTTAAAACTTTTTTAACCAAATAGTCATCAGTAAAAGGACCTTTTTTAATTGATCTTCCCATTAATAATCCTTATTTTTTCTTTCTTGAAATAATTAATCTATCACTAGACTTTTTACGTCTTGTCTTGTAACCTTTAGCAGGTGTTCCCCAAGGTGATACAGGATGTCCGCTAGAACCAGTTTTACCTTCACCACCACCATGTGGGTGATCGATAGGATTCATCGCAGAACCTCTTGTCTGTGGTCTAATACCCATATGTCTAGCTCTACCTGCTTTACCGATAGAAATATTCATATAGTCTTCATTACCTATACTTCCTATAGTCGCTCTACATTCTTCTAAGATATATCTCATTTCACCACTTGGCATTTTAATAATTGAATATTTGCCTTCTCTACCCATTAATTGAGCACTTGCACCAGCACTTCTTACTAATTGTCCGCCAGCACCAGGGTGAAGTTCTATATTGTGAATAATAGTTCCAATTGGAATAGCTCGTAATTTCATAGAATATCCAACTTTTACATCTATACCTTCATCAGCAGATAGAATCTTATCTCCAACATTAAGACCATTTGGTTGCAATATATATCTTTTCTCACCATCTACATAAGCAATAAGAGCTATACGACAATTTCTAAATGGATCATATTCAATAGCCTTTACAATACCTTCTATATTTAATTTATTACGTTTAAAATCAATAATTCTATAAAGTTTTTTTGCTCCACCTTCTTTATGTCTAGAAGTAATTCTGCCATTATTATTTCTACCTGAAGTCACTTTTAATTTTGTTAGCAATGATCTTACACTAGCTTTAGCAGTAATATCACTGGAACTAAGATTAGACATAAATCGCCTGCTTGGCGTATATGGTTTATAAGTTTTAATAGCCATTTACAAATCCTTATGATTTTAGAGATTCTATCTTAGCACCTTCAGGCACTTTTACATAGAATTTCTTAAAGTTATTTCTATTACCTTCTATACCTCTAAATCTTTTTGTTTTTCCTTGTTGATTGAGAGAATTAATTCTAAGTGGAGTAAATCCAAAATATTGAATACAGATATTTTTTAGTTGATTTTTGCTAACTCTTTGTGAAGTTTGCATAACTATAATCCCACTTTCTTGTTGGCTTAGGGACTTTTCTGTATACATTATTGTTTTGATATCTGTTATATCTGCCATTATTATCCCCTTATATTATTTACTAAATTGTCAAATACAGCTTTTTCACACACAACAGCTCTAAATGCAGCTATCAAATAAGCATTTACTTCATTTTCTTCGACAACATAACAATCTTTTAGATTCCTAAATGCAAGAAAAGTATTATCATTAATATTTTTTACAACAAACAATACACTTTTTTCATTTAGCTTTTTAAATATAGAAGATGCATCTTTTGTTTTACCACTAGCAATATCGATAGAATCTACAATGTAAAGTTTATCTAAAGATGCTTTTTGATTAAGTGCATATTCTAATGCTAATCTTTTTTGTTTTTTGTTTATCTTAATATCATAATTTCGATTATTTTGAGGACCATGAGCAACACCACCACCAACAAATACAGGTGATGTAATGCTTCCTGCTCTTGCTCTTCCGCCGCCTTTTTGACTCCAAGGTTTTTTACCACCACCGCTTACTTCGCCTCTAGTTTTTGCTTTTGCAGAATTATTTCTTAATGATGCAAGATATGATTTTACATATAAATATAAATTATGCTCTTTAACTTCTGCATATTTTTCTGGAAGAGATATATCTGTTTTTTTCTCAAATTGTTCATTTAATACAATAGCTTTACTCATTTTACAACCTTTATTCGTCCATAGATTCCATTGTATCCCGGAACTGAACCTTTTAATACTAACACTGAATTA of the Helicobacter sp. MIT 99-5507 genome contains:
- the secY gene encoding preprotein translocase subunit SecY, translated to MNKTIVNKILITLAFLFAYRILAYVPIPGVDVEVIKRFFDSNSGNALGLFNMFSGQAVERLSIISLGIMPYITASIVMELLAATFPNLAKMKKERDGMQKYMQIIRYATIAITIVQAVSVSIGLKALEDGSAILIDMNTFIIISVFSMLAGTMMLMWIGEQITQKGVGNGISLIIFAGIVAGIPSAIGGTFELVNTGEINILELIAIIIVILATIFAIIYIELAERRIPVSYARKIIMQNQNKRIMNYIPIKLNLSGVIPPIFASAVLIFPSTILQASSNSTMLAIADFLSPNGNAYNIIMFFLVMFFAFFYSSIVFNSKDISDNLKRQGGFIPGLRPGEGTANFLNTTASNLTFWGALYLAVISTIPWVLLKIMGVPFVFGGTAVLIVVQVAIDTMRRIEAQIYMNKYQTLSATGL
- the rplO gene encoding 50S ribosomal protein L15, which encodes MALENIKPAKNSVKSIKRVGRGQGSGMGKTSTRGGKGQTARTGYSQKIGFEGGQQPLQRRLPKVGFKSRVIKPYVINVDRITKICTLDEITKLSIRSVHKYPSQTDKIKLIGKKVKDIASKVKDDSIVVSGK
- the rpsE gene encoding 30S ribosomal protein S5; this encodes MEINREEFKEVVVNIGRVTKVVKGGRRFRFNALVVVGNKNGLVGFGLGKAKEVPDAIKKAIDDAFKNIVQVNIKGTTIAHDIEHKYNASRILLRPASEGTGVIAGGSARPVIELAGIKDILTKSLGSSNPYNVVRATIDALSRIKA
- the rplR gene encoding 50S ribosomal protein L18 gives rise to the protein MLSNTLKLKKKLQLKRKARVRGRIFGNSTKPRVSIFKSNKYFYAQAIDDTKGVTLASVDGKKLGLSNNIENVKVIAEHFAKSLKEANISQVVFDRNGYLYHGVVASFADSLRANGISL
- the rplF gene encoding 50S ribosomal protein L6, yielding MSRIGKQAITIPKGLKISLDGTKLIFNNAKIQKELETHDRVEINLTNETLSFGLKESQGLKAKAFWGTYRALANNIVVGLTSGFTKQLEINGVGYKAAIKGNVLELSLGYSHPIDYKIPDGIEITLEKNILTLKGADKQQIGQVASEIRSFRAPEPYKGKGVKYVDEVIMRKAGKTAKK
- the rpsH gene encoding 30S ribosomal protein S8, whose amino-acid sequence is MVNDIIADSITRIRNASMRKLEYTNLYYAKIVVAILEVFKTKGFIKDFRINSKDNKQSITVMLCYDDNGRSLINEVKRISKPGRRVYKSRTELKRFKNGYGTIVVSTSKGVISNDEAYKNNVGGEALCSIW
- a CDS encoding type Z 30S ribosomal protein S14; protein product: MAKKSMIAKNARKAKFSSRSYSRCQVCGRPHSVYRYFNLCRVCLRKMGNEGLLPGIRKSSW
- the rplE gene encoding 50S ribosomal protein L5; translated protein: MYQLKELYLNEVRDKLSKEFDIKNPMLIPKLEKIVISVGAGEYSKETKIMQNIADTISLIAGQKAVITKAKKSVAGFKMREGALMGVKVTLRGKRMYNFLEKLIVISLPRVKDFRGIPKNGFDGNGNYNFGLKEQLVFPEVVYDDIMVTHGMNITIVTSTNNDKEAFKLLEFLGMPFGKGK
- the rplX gene encoding 50S ribosomal protein L24 yields the protein MIMAKIKRDDMVLIIAGDDKGKTGKVLKVLPKESKVIVEGCNIVKKAIKPSDNNPKGGFISKEKPIHISNVKKS
- the rplN gene encoding 50S ribosomal protein L14, with translation MIQSFTRMNVADNSGAKELMCIKILGGSHRRYASVGDVVVASVKKAIPNGKVKKGDVVKAVIVRTKKEIHRENGSLVRFDDNAAVILDAKKEPIGTRIFGPVGREVRYANFMKIVSLAPEVL
- the rpsQ gene encoding 30S ribosomal protein S17, which translates into the protein MNKEQKFKRVIQGKVVKKSGDKSFSVLVERKVVHPKYRKIVKRFKKYIIHDENNSCNIGDVVEAIECKPISKSKSFKLNKTITAGVE
- the rpmC gene encoding 50S ribosomal protein L29; this translates as MKFSDIKDKDIQELQTMLKEKKLKLFELKLQLKTMQLTNYCEISSVRKEIARINTAISAKRG
- the rplP gene encoding 50S ribosomal protein L16, whose amino-acid sequence is MLMPKKTKYRKQMKGRNRGKATRGNKIAFGDIAIKATEAGRIDSRQIEAARIAMTRHIKRSGKVWIRVFPDKPITAKPLETRMGKGKGAVDKWVMNIKPGRVIYEMVGVEESLAREALALAQSKLPFKTKIITSESENEIY
- the rpsC gene encoding 30S ribosomal protein S3 produces the protein MGQKVSPIGLRLGINRNWISRWFPSQKITASNIGEDYKIRNFVKNELYYAGISETIIERTTKKIKITVVAARPGVIIGKKGADIEKIKENLKKLVKKDIAVNIKEVKRPQANAQLAAENVAMQLERRVAFRRAMKKVMQTAMKSGAKGIKVKVSGRLAGAEMARTEWYMEGRVPLHTLRAKIDYGFAEAKTTFGIIGVKVWIFKGEVLHKGIQLDKKEADVKTEPKASKKRGRQ
- the rplV gene encoding 50S ribosomal protein L22 → MSKAILKYIRLSPTKARLIAREIQGMNAELALATLEFTPNKAAKVIYKVVASAVANGNYDAQSVVIKSCRVDAGPVLRRMTPKARGRGAPIRKPTSHVMVEVIETKEDKVKKGGVN
- the rpsS gene encoding 30S ribosomal protein S19, with amino-acid sequence MGRSIKKGPFTDDYLVKKVLKAKETKDNKPIKTWSRRSTIIPEMIGLTFNVHNGRVFIPVYITESHIGYKLGEFALTRTFKGHKGSVQKKIGK
- the rplB gene encoding 50S ribosomal protein L2, with protein sequence MAIKTYKPYTPSRRFMSNLSSSDITAKASVRSLLTKLKVTSGRNNNGRITSRHKEGGAKKLYRIIDFKRNKLNIEGIVKAIEYDPFRNCRIALIAYVDGEKRYILQPNGLNVGDKILSADEGIDVKVGYSMKLRAIPIGTIIHNIELHPGAGGQLVRSAGASAQLMGREGKYSIIKMPSGEMRYILEECRATIGSIGNEDYMNISIGKAGRARHMGIRPQTRGSAMNPIDHPHGGGEGKTGSSGHPVSPWGTPAKGYKTRRKKSSDRLIISRKKK
- a CDS encoding 50S ribosomal protein L23: MADITDIKTIMYTEKSLSQQESGIIVMQTSQRVSKNQLKNICIQYFGFTPLRINSLNQQGKTKRFRGIEGNRNNFKKFYVKVPEGAKIESLKS
- the rplD gene encoding 50S ribosomal protein L4, producing the protein MSKAIVLNEQFEKKTDISLPEKYAEVKEHNLYLYVKSYLASLRNNSAKAKTRGEVSGGGKKPWSQKGGGRARAGSITSPVFVGGGVAHGPQNNRNYDIKINKKQKRLALEYALNQKASLDKLYIVDSIDIASGKTKDASSIFKKLNEKSVLFVVKNINDNTFLAFRNLKDCYVVEENEVNAYLIAAFRAVVCEKAVFDNLVNNIRG